TGGTCAAGGTCGCGATTTTGTTTTGGGAAGGTTGGACGGCGAAAACGAGACGACTTTAGGCAAAACCGAAGCCGAACCGCTAGAATAGCGGCTTCGTGAGCTCGTGTGGGTAGGTGGTTGCGTCACCACCCCGGCGATGTGAGCCTCACCGCCAGGGCGACGACGCAGGAGTGTACACAAATCGGTGGAAATGGCCTCTCAGCGCCGTTTCGGGGCATTTGTGTACACAGTTGGGCCGTGGGCTTGGGTTGTGGGTGGCCTTGGGATCGCAATAGTGTACACAAATGGGAGGATCGGGCCTCTCCGCGCCGGATTGGGGCGTTTGTGTACACTGTTGGGCTGTTGCGCTGTTGCGAGCAGCCGTGGGGACGCAGGAGTGTACACAAATCGGTGGAAATGGCCCCTCGGGGCCGTTTTGGGGCATTTGTGTACACTGTTGCGACGCGAGTCGCGATACGAATTGCGACGCGAGCTGCGCCAGGTGGCACGAGCGCCTCAACCGCCACGGCGTGTCGGCGCCTCCCCCTCGCTGGCCTCCCTCGCTTGGTCGGGAAGACAGACTCTGAGCGAGTGGCGCCGCTGCCAGGTTGGCATCTTCGCCGAGGCGTCATCCCACACGAACCCCCGAAGAGCCCTAAAATAGAAGGGATTTCTTCTATCGCAAGGAGGAGCCATGCCGCAAATCGTCCCCGTAAGTGATTTTCGCGCAAACATCAAATCTGTCTCTCGGTTTACGGATGCTGGTGAGGTGGTCATACTTACCCAGAATGGGCGCCCAAGGTGGGCGATGGTCGACTATGACACATGGAACGCCACGGCAAGGGTACAGGAGCGCTCCTTTTCGAAGGCGGTCCTTGAGACTGAACAAAGAGAGAGCCAGTACCCTCAAACTGCTGAGCTCTGACGAAGCCCGCGCTGCGCTGCATGCTCGACGCCAAGCATGAGGTGCCAAGGGTTCTTTCTGACCGAGGATGCCGTAGACGACCTTGTGGAACTTGAGGCATATGTGCTCACCTATCAGGACATAAGCTTTGTTGAGGTCTTGGAAGACTGTTTCCTCGAAGCCTTCCATGGTCTCTTAGCTCAGGTAGACCACCATTCCGTCTATCAGTTTGAGC
The DNA window shown above is from Olsenella sp. oral taxon 807 and carries:
- a CDS encoding type II toxin-antitoxin system prevent-host-death family antitoxin, which gives rise to MPQIVPVSDFRANIKSVSRFTDAGEVVILTQNGRPRWAMVDYDTWNATARVQERSFSKAVLETEQRESQYPQTAEL
- a CDS encoding type II toxin-antitoxin system RelE/ParE family toxin, which encodes MRCQGFFLTEDAVDDLVELEAYVLTYQDISFVEVLEDCFLEAFHGLLAQVDHHSVYQFEPPMPTLHTYRSINVYNYKVFYHVDDRQVVIYRIRHLLSDFLRMSW